A genome region from Vibrio tapetis subsp. tapetis includes the following:
- a CDS encoding porin family protein, translating into MKKILIVAALLGMSSTAAADALIYAGANVGQSNIDSDKSTVFGAHIGTGILPFIGLEAGYQKLGDASVGSVNIEASTIYVAAKPSIDVGPIQVYAKAGFHSWSQEISGVSSDDTGTDLMYGFGAEYYLIDNLSVGASWTQFKMGGNTADVNSDQFALTATFHFL; encoded by the coding sequence ATGAAAAAGATTCTTATCGTAGCGGCATTGCTTGGCATGTCTTCAACGGCAGCGGCCGATGCTCTAATTTATGCAGGGGCAAACGTTGGCCAATCTAATATTGACTCAGATAAGTCCACGGTGTTTGGCGCTCATATAGGTACCGGTATTTTACCGTTTATCGGCTTAGAAGCGGGCTACCAGAAACTGGGTGACGCATCAGTCGGCTCTGTTAACATTGAAGCATCAACTATTTATGTGGCAGCTAAGCCAAGTATTGATGTAGGTCCGATTCAAGTATACGCAAAAGCTGGTTTTCATTCTTGGAGCCAAGAGATCAGTGGCGTTTCAAGTGACGATACAGGCACAGATCTTATGTATGGCTTTGGTGCAGAATATTATTTGATTGATAACCTTTCCGTTGGCGCTTCATGGACGCAGTTTAAAATGGGTGGTAATACGGCTGACGTTAATTCTGATCAGTTCGCTCTAACAGCGACGTTCCACTTCTTATAA
- a CDS encoding MipA/OmpV family protein: protein MLFNKQLLEQPLLSKPIITLCAISALSSSFAFAQSEQEWGLSAAYRSASLVHDFPGTSDTSVSTFVPMFYYQGERFYMDGLEGGAHLYQQDDWQVNAFTRLRFVDLPASKQNEFGGDVFDLGMQYRHNMDEFWYTDVEVLSDSHGRFHGNVKATAEYLTESWDFKPSIQMRYKTADFNSQYYAAESLTGERIGGGVDFKMGFEARYHVTSNLYLMGSAFATRLDGAAYGASTVNEQWASEYFVGFGFSNDNSVPRKSEIGAKPYMRIAQGFATPSDMGDIFQGKGESDPNNNKMTSFFYGHPLTDELFGLPLDVYLTPGVAWHWQSDTQKSSPEYVVAIKAYYTFDWPVRWKFGVAEGVSYVQHPTYIESSELEKKEYANGSPLMNYLDISFDINVGDIVGKSDWENMWIGYSLHHRSSIFEKASQFGRIKGGSNYNTVYLQYDF, encoded by the coding sequence ATGCTTTTTAATAAACAGCTTCTTGAACAACCGCTTCTTTCTAAGCCTATTATAACGCTTTGCGCTATTTCAGCTCTGTCATCCTCTTTTGCATTTGCGCAATCTGAGCAGGAATGGGGACTAAGCGCCGCTTATCGTTCTGCCTCCCTTGTTCATGATTTTCCGGGCACCTCAGATACATCGGTAAGCACGTTTGTTCCTATGTTTTATTATCAGGGCGAGCGCTTTTACATGGATGGATTGGAAGGTGGTGCGCATCTATACCAACAAGATGATTGGCAAGTAAACGCATTTACTCGCTTACGTTTTGTTGATTTACCTGCATCCAAACAAAATGAGTTTGGCGGAGACGTGTTTGATTTGGGTATGCAGTATCGCCACAACATGGATGAGTTTTGGTATACCGATGTGGAAGTGCTAAGTGATAGCCATGGGCGATTTCACGGTAACGTCAAAGCAACGGCCGAGTACTTAACTGAAAGCTGGGACTTTAAGCCGAGTATTCAGATGCGCTACAAAACGGCTGATTTCAATTCTCAATATTACGCGGCAGAAAGTTTAACAGGGGAGAGAATCGGTGGTGGCGTCGATTTCAAAATGGGCTTTGAGGCTCGTTATCATGTGACTTCTAATTTGTATCTAATGGGTTCTGCTTTCGCTACTCGTTTAGATGGCGCCGCTTATGGTGCAAGTACCGTAAATGAGCAATGGGCAAGTGAGTATTTTGTCGGCTTTGGTTTTTCTAACGACAACAGCGTACCGAGAAAGTCAGAGATCGGTGCAAAACCGTATATGAGAATTGCTCAAGGTTTTGCTACCCCATCGGACATGGGCGATATCTTCCAAGGCAAGGGCGAATCGGATCCAAATAATAACAAAATGACGTCGTTCTTTTATGGTCATCCACTGACTGACGAATTGTTCGGCCTGCCGTTAGACGTTTACTTAACACCAGGCGTGGCATGGCATTGGCAAAGTGATACTCAGAAATCGAGCCCAGAATACGTTGTGGCTATCAAAGCGTACTACACATTTGATTGGCCGGTACGTTGGAAATTCGGTGTGGCAGAAGGTGTTTCGTATGTTCAGCACCCAACCTATATTGAAAGTAGTGAACTTGAGAAAAAAGAGTACGCTAATGGCAGCCCTTTGATGAACTACCTTGATATATCTTTTGATATCAACGTGGGTGACATCGTAGGTAAGTCAGATTGGGAAAACATGTGGATTGGTTACTCTCTGCATCACCGTTCGTCTATCTTTGAAAAGGCTTCTCAGTTTGGCCGTATTAAAGGTGGCAGTAACTACAACACGGTTTACTTGCAGTACGATTTTTAG
- a CDS encoding outer membrane beta-barrel protein — MKKLLIVALVAGSSFNVIADTNAYIGLNAGQASLDGQKDVGVGAYVGANLLSFLGVEIGFQGHGKQEELWLPENDLVNIKDVSQFDSFYFALKPQVMVGPVQLYAKLGRHAWSGETTLEIDGKTEHTYETESGHGYMYGVGADYFFSEGLSAGVLAQKYETKYGNVEHIGVNFTLHFM; from the coding sequence ATGAAAAAGTTACTTATCGTAGCACTGGTTGCGGGCTCATCATTCAACGTTATTGCAGACACTAATGCCTACATTGGTCTTAACGCAGGTCAAGCTTCACTCGATGGACAGAAAGACGTTGGAGTTGGTGCATATGTTGGTGCAAATCTTTTGTCGTTTTTAGGCGTTGAAATTGGATTTCAAGGGCATGGTAAACAAGAAGAGTTGTGGCTTCCTGAGAATGACTTAGTTAATATTAAAGATGTTTCTCAATTTGATTCTTTCTATTTCGCCCTTAAACCTCAAGTAATGGTGGGCCCGGTGCAGCTTTATGCAAAGCTTGGCCGACATGCATGGAGTGGTGAGACAACTCTTGAAATTGATGGTAAAACAGAGCATACCTACGAGACAGAAAGTGGTCATGGCTATATGTACGGTGTAGGCGCAGATTACTTCTTCAGTGAAGGCTTGTCTGCTGGTGTCTTGGCGCAAAAGTATGAAACTAAGTACGGTAATGTTGAACATATCGGCGTGAATTTTACTTTGCACTTTATGTAA
- a CDS encoding FMN-dependent NADH-azoreductase, with protein sequence MSRLLVLKSSILGGYSQSNQIIEQLTATQPGEQIIERDLVQDALPMLDMNVATALRGGDELSPEQQEILALSNTLIEEIKQSDTLIIAAPMYNFTVPTQLKNWVDMIARAGVTFAYTEQGPKGLLENKKAIVVTTRGGIHKDAATDIITPYLTTVLGFVGITNVEFVYAEALNMGDEMAKQGLDSAKEQLSALSL encoded by the coding sequence ATGTCTCGCTTACTCGTACTAAAATCAAGCATCCTTGGTGGCTACTCTCAATCAAACCAAATAATCGAACAACTAACGGCAACGCAACCTGGTGAGCAAATTATCGAGCGCGATCTTGTGCAAGATGCTTTACCAATGTTGGATATGAATGTGGCAACCGCACTGCGCGGTGGTGATGAGCTTAGCCCTGAACAACAAGAAATTTTAGCGCTGTCTAACACTCTGATTGAAGAAATTAAGCAATCCGACACCTTGATCATTGCCGCGCCAATGTACAACTTTACGGTACCGACGCAGTTAAAAAACTGGGTTGATATGATCGCCCGAGCAGGCGTAACCTTTGCTTATACTGAGCAAGGCCCAAAAGGATTACTTGAAAACAAGAAAGCCATTGTCGTGACGACTCGAGGTGGTATCCACAAAGATGCAGCAACCGACATCATCACACCATACTTAACCACGGTGCTTGGCTTTGTTGGAATTACCAACGTGGAGTTTGTGTACGCGGAAGCATTGAATATGGGTGACGAAATGGCGAAACAAGGCCTAGACAGCGCGAAAGAACAACTTAGCGCTCTATCCCTGTAA
- the hrpA gene encoding ATP-dependent RNA helicase HrpA: protein MTSSQPKKQQNSAASLKAALKECMFKDRFRLQKRIFGASKIKKDESRNAVFDEIAMDIAKSMMTAQQRISASATIEYPELLPVSQKRDDIAKAIEENQVVIVAGETGSGKTTQLPKICSEIGRGKYGLIGHTQPRRLAARSVANRIAEEMETKLGEFVGYKVRFNDQISENTQIKLMTDGILLAEIQHDRFLNQYDTIIIDEAHERSLNIDFILGYLKELLPRRPDLKVIITSATIDPQRFSKHFRDAPIIEVSGRTYPVETRYRPLNADDGESDRDQLEGIFEAVDELCDEGVGDILIFMNGEREIRDTADALTKRKIRDTEVVPLYARLSSAEQNKIFQSHSGRRIVLATNVAETSLTVPGIKYVIDPGTARISRYSYKTKVQRLPIEAISQASANQRKGRCGRVDEGICIRLYSEDDFLSRPEFTDPEILRTNLASVILQMTALGLGDIQAFPFVEAPDKRNIQDGVRLLEELGALAVSTKKEEDSKKRLTPLGRQISRLPIDPRLARMVIEASRIGCLKEVMVIVSALSIQDPRERSSEKQQAADEQHRRFNDKESDFITFVNLWDYIQEQQKALSGNQFRKQCKKEYLNYLRVREWQDVYFKVHQAMREMDTKLNSQPGSYQSIHSALLVGLLSHIGVKDQEKNEYQGARNARFNIFPASGLFKKQPKWIMSAELVETSKLWGRIIAKIQPEWIEPLAKHLIKRSYSEPHWSKKQSAVMAHEKVMLYGIPIVPKRTINYGNIDPVVSREIFIRSALVEGEWETKHKFFKQNRKLLQEVEELEHKSRRRDILIDDDELADFYDQRVSTEAVSGKHFDSWWKIKSQSEPELLNFEKEMLFKGDASHITDLDYPNFWHQDGLKLKLSYQFEPGDDNDGVTVHLPLPILNQVDQTGFDWQIPGLRHELVVSLIKSLPKTLRRNFVPAPNYADAFLARVTPMETPLLDALEKELRRITGVEVLREDWKLEQIPEHLKVTYRAVDHRNRKLKEHKNIYELKESLKDKVQETLSQVADDDIEQQGLHTWSFGELPKVYQQKRGGFEVKAYPALVDNKDSVEIKLFETEQEQHSAMRQGQRRLVLLNVPSPIKYLHSNLPNKSKLGLYFNPYGKVLDLIDDCISCGIDKLLEQNGGMVWDPEQFEQTKEKIRAELGDTVVDIAQQVETILTTAFAINKKLKGKIDFTMAFALSDIKAQIESLIFKGFATECGWKRLPDILRYMKAIERRMEKLPIDPNKDRLHMIRIESVTNDYKELLNKIPKGVPVPEPVKEVRWMLEELRVSFFAQQLGTPYPVSDKRVKNVISDFQSDVGIDFA, encoded by the coding sequence TTGACCTCGTCACAGCCAAAAAAACAACAAAACAGTGCTGCAAGCCTTAAAGCGGCACTAAAAGAATGCATGTTCAAAGACCGCTTTCGTTTACAAAAGCGAATTTTCGGTGCGAGTAAGATAAAAAAAGACGAATCTCGTAATGCGGTATTTGATGAAATTGCAATGGACATTGCCAAATCAATGATGACGGCGCAGCAGCGCATCTCTGCAAGCGCGACCATCGAATATCCTGAACTGCTTCCTGTTAGTCAAAAGCGTGACGACATTGCCAAAGCGATTGAAGAGAACCAAGTGGTCATCGTCGCGGGTGAAACGGGTTCGGGTAAAACAACACAACTCCCTAAAATATGCAGTGAAATAGGGCGAGGCAAGTACGGGCTTATTGGTCATACACAGCCACGTCGCTTAGCCGCGCGCTCAGTAGCAAACCGTATTGCCGAAGAGATGGAAACCAAGCTCGGGGAGTTTGTTGGCTATAAAGTTCGTTTTAACGACCAAATTTCTGAAAACACTCAAATTAAATTGATGACAGACGGTATTTTACTGGCTGAGATTCAACACGATCGTTTTCTTAACCAATATGACACGATTATTATCGATGAAGCGCACGAACGTAGCTTAAACATCGATTTCATTTTGGGTTATCTAAAAGAATTGCTTCCTCGCCGTCCAGACCTGAAAGTGATCATCACTTCGGCGACGATAGACCCACAACGTTTTTCAAAGCACTTTAGAGATGCTCCAATCATTGAAGTGTCGGGGCGCACCTACCCTGTAGAAACACGCTACCGACCATTAAATGCAGACGACGGCGAAAGCGACCGAGATCAACTTGAAGGTATTTTTGAAGCGGTAGATGAACTGTGCGATGAAGGGGTAGGGGACATCCTGATCTTTATGAATGGCGAACGAGAAATTCGCGATACTGCAGATGCTCTCACCAAGCGTAAAATTCGTGACACTGAAGTGGTGCCTTTGTATGCGCGCCTGTCTTCTGCGGAACAGAATAAAATATTTCAATCTCATTCTGGCCGCCGCATCGTATTGGCAACAAACGTGGCAGAAACGTCACTGACGGTGCCGGGTATCAAGTATGTCATTGACCCGGGTACAGCTCGAATTAGCCGATACAGTTACAAAACCAAAGTTCAGCGCCTGCCGATTGAAGCAATTTCTCAAGCGAGTGCTAATCAACGTAAAGGCCGTTGTGGCCGTGTTGATGAAGGTATTTGTATTCGACTGTATTCTGAAGACGATTTCTTATCGCGCCCTGAATTTACCGATCCTGAAATATTAAGAACCAACTTGGCGTCGGTTATTTTGCAAATGACGGCATTAGGTTTGGGTGACATCCAGGCTTTCCCATTTGTAGAAGCGCCAGATAAACGCAATATTCAAGATGGCGTGCGCCTGCTGGAAGAATTGGGTGCGCTTGCCGTCAGTACCAAGAAAGAGGAAGATTCTAAAAAGCGACTGACACCACTAGGCCGTCAGATCTCGCGTTTGCCGATTGATCCTCGTTTGGCTCGCATGGTGATTGAAGCGTCACGAATTGGTTGCCTTAAAGAGGTGATGGTGATCGTGTCTGCGTTGTCTATACAAGACCCGCGTGAACGCTCGAGCGAAAAACAGCAAGCGGCTGACGAGCAACATCGTCGCTTTAATGATAAAGAATCTGATTTCATTACGTTTGTTAACCTATGGGATTATATTCAAGAGCAACAAAAAGCACTTTCTGGGAATCAATTCCGTAAGCAATGTAAGAAAGAGTACCTCAATTACCTGCGTGTTCGTGAGTGGCAAGATGTGTACTTCAAAGTCCATCAAGCCATGCGAGAAATGGACACCAAGTTGAATTCACAGCCGGGCAGTTATCAAAGTATTCATAGTGCCTTGCTGGTTGGGCTGCTATCGCATATTGGCGTTAAAGACCAAGAAAAGAACGAGTACCAAGGTGCTCGTAACGCTCGTTTCAATATCTTCCCAGCTTCTGGGTTATTTAAGAAACAGCCTAAGTGGATTATGTCAGCTGAATTAGTTGAAACCTCCAAGCTTTGGGGGCGCATTATTGCCAAAATCCAACCGGAATGGATCGAGCCTTTAGCGAAGCACTTAATAAAGCGGAGCTATAGCGAACCACATTGGTCTAAGAAGCAATCTGCGGTAATGGCGCATGAAAAAGTGATGCTTTATGGCATCCCAATTGTGCCTAAACGCACCATTAATTATGGCAACATCGATCCTGTTGTGAGCCGTGAAATTTTCATTCGTTCTGCGTTGGTTGAAGGTGAGTGGGAAACCAAGCACAAGTTCTTCAAGCAAAACCGCAAGCTTTTGCAAGAGGTTGAAGAATTAGAGCACAAATCTCGTCGCCGCGATATTTTGATCGACGACGACGAATTGGCCGATTTTTATGATCAACGTGTTAGTACAGAAGCGGTTTCAGGCAAGCATTTTGACAGCTGGTGGAAAATTAAATCTCAATCTGAGCCTGAATTGCTGAACTTTGAAAAAGAGATGCTATTTAAGGGCGATGCTAGCCACATTACCGACTTGGACTACCCAAACTTTTGGCATCAAGATGGTCTGAAGCTTAAATTGAGCTACCAATTTGAACCCGGCGACGACAACGATGGGGTAACCGTTCATCTGCCGTTACCTATTTTGAATCAGGTGGATCAAACCGGCTTCGATTGGCAGATTCCGGGTTTACGACATGAATTGGTTGTGAGCTTAATTAAGTCTTTGCCAAAAACACTGCGACGCAATTTCGTCCCTGCTCCTAACTATGCCGATGCATTTTTAGCCCGTGTCACACCAATGGAAACGCCATTGTTAGATGCGCTCGAGAAAGAGCTTCGTCGCATTACTGGGGTTGAAGTTTTACGAGAAGACTGGAAGTTAGAGCAAATCCCTGAGCACTTGAAGGTAACGTATCGTGCGGTTGATCATCGTAACCGTAAGCTAAAAGAACATAAAAATATTTACGAACTCAAAGAGAGTTTGAAAGATAAGGTTCAAGAGACTCTGTCACAAGTGGCGGATGATGATATTGAACAGCAAGGCCTACATACGTGGAGCTTTGGCGAATTGCCAAAAGTCTACCAGCAGAAACGTGGTGGTTTTGAAGTGAAAGCCTACCCAGCACTGGTGGATAACAAAGACAGTGTTGAAATAAAGCTATTTGAAACAGAGCAAGAGCAACATTCGGCCATGCGCCAAGGTCAGCGTCGTTTGGTGCTGTTGAATGTGCCATCACCGATTAAGTACTTGCACTCTAACTTGCCGAACAAATCAAAACTGGGCTTATACTTTAACCCTTACGGTAAAGTGCTTGATTTGATTGATGACTGTATTTCTTGTGGCATTGATAAGCTACTCGAACAAAATGGTGGCATGGTCTGGGACCCTGAACAGTTCGAGCAAACCAAAGAAAAGATCAGAGCAGAGCTAGGCGATACCGTTGTGGACATTGCCCAGCAAGTGGAAACTATCCTAACGACGGCTTTTGCAATTAATAAGAAACTAAAGGGAAAAATCGACTTTACCATGGCGTTTGCTTTGTCGGACATTAAAGCCCAAATTGAAAGTTTGATCTTTAAAGGTTTTGCAACGGAATGTGGTTGGAAGCGTTTACCCGATATTCTTCGCTATATGAAAGCGATTGAGCGTAGAATGGAAAAACTGCCGATTGACCCAAATAAAGATCGATTACACATGATCCGAATAGAGTCGGTAACAAACGACTACAAAGAGCTGTTGAATAAGATCCCGAAAGGTGTGCCAGTACCAGAGCCTGTTAAAGAAGTTCGCTGGATGCTAGAAGAGCTTCGAGTGAGCTTTTTTGCTCAACAGTTAGGCACGCCTTATCCTGTGTCGGATAAGCGAGTAAAAAATGTCATCTCAGATTTTCAATCCGACGTTGGCATAGACTTTGCTTGA
- a CDS encoding outer membrane beta-barrel protein, whose protein sequence is MKKLLIATAILASSAASANVDFTLLGGIDTQNGLNLAAEVGFGQAVVGVKGLGSIEETLMLTQTNTLTGTQNDTTVYGGYRLGNGMAIKAGAVFSSYDVKITGTSIDDSRSTIRPMVGFGYDFSDNFTMDVHYTASSELNAEGRIITLDDSFTFLAGYRF, encoded by the coding sequence ATGAAAAAACTATTGATTGCCACTGCTATTCTTGCGTCTTCTGCTGCCTCTGCAAACGTTGACTTCACTCTTTTAGGTGGTATTGATACTCAAAATGGTCTTAACCTTGCTGCTGAAGTAGGTTTTGGTCAAGCTGTAGTAGGTGTTAAGGGGCTTGGCAGTATTGAAGAAACATTGATGCTAACTCAAACTAACACTTTGACAGGTACTCAAAATGATACAACTGTTTATGGCGGCTACCGTTTAGGTAATGGCATGGCTATTAAAGCAGGTGCGGTATTTTCTAGCTATGACGTAAAAATCACAGGAACATCTATCGATGATTCTAGATCTACCATTCGACCTATGGTTGGTTTCGGTTATGACTTTAGCGACAACTTCACTATGGATGTACATTATACAGCATCATCAGAACTTAATGCCGAAGGCCGCATTATAACTCTAGATGACAGCTTCACTTTCCTAGCTGGCTACCGCTTCTAA
- a CDS encoding outer membrane beta-barrel protein, with protein sequence MKKILLALALTGVASTAAADSWLYAGANIGQSDLDGKNATAAGFHVGTGILPIIGLEAGYNNHGKINNWDMSSYYFAVKPSIDLGPLHVYGKAGVHSYKAAHSGAPNQDGTDAMYGVGVEYFMFDMLSVGGAYQNFKTDSGNIGSFNLTATIHFL encoded by the coding sequence ATGAAAAAGATTCTATTAGCATTGGCACTAACAGGTGTTGCATCGACGGCAGCAGCGGATTCTTGGTTGTATGCAGGCGCAAATATTGGCCAGTCTGACCTAGACGGTAAGAATGCAACAGCGGCTGGTTTCCATGTTGGTACTGGTATTCTTCCAATCATTGGTTTAGAAGCGGGTTACAACAACCACGGCAAAATCAACAACTGGGATATGAGCTCATACTACTTTGCTGTTAAGCCTAGTATTGATTTGGGTCCATTGCACGTATACGGCAAAGCTGGTGTTCACAGTTATAAGGCTGCGCATTCAGGTGCTCCAAATCAAGATGGCACCGATGCAATGTATGGCGTGGGTGTTGAATACTTTATGTTTGATATGCTGTCTGTTGGTGGTGCATACCAAAACTTTAAAACAGACTCAGGTAACATTGGCTCGTTCAACCTAACAGCAACGATTCATTTCTTATAA
- a CDS encoding TerB family tellurite resistance protein: MIGVLSKIFKQLVEGQDLSASDKSNPDLAIASLFCEVANADHNVGKLEQEAKISMLMKVLEVDESKAKVLLEAAIEQSENSASLYDFTSQLRHLEQEERFSIVKAMWQVAYSDGELDPMEEAVIRKVAELLYVDHAEFIRAKLQVTG, translated from the coding sequence ATGATTGGCGTACTATCCAAAATATTCAAGCAACTGGTAGAGGGGCAAGATCTCTCTGCAAGTGACAAATCAAACCCAGACCTTGCGATTGCGTCGCTATTTTGTGAGGTAGCTAACGCTGATCATAATGTTGGAAAATTAGAGCAAGAAGCAAAAATATCCATGTTAATGAAAGTGTTAGAGGTGGATGAATCTAAAGCTAAAGTCTTGCTGGAAGCTGCCATTGAACAGTCAGAGAACTCCGCATCACTGTATGACTTCACCTCTCAGTTAAGACACTTAGAACAAGAAGAACGTTTCTCTATCGTTAAAGCTATGTGGCAAGTCGCTTATTCTGATGGTGAACTGGATCCAATGGAAGAAGCGGTTATCCGCAAAGTCGCCGAGCTGTTGTATGTTGATCACGCCGAATTTATCCGAGCCAAATTGCAAGTTACCGGTTAG
- a CDS encoding ABC transporter ATP-binding protein, translating into MTDVLLEVSGLKKHFTVGKSFFKRNKGLCKAVDDVSFKIEKGKTLGLVGESGCGKSTLGRCVLRLLEPTSGSVKINGQNVVDLDAKSLKALRKDMQIIFQDPFASLSPRMTIHDILREPLDTHEVGTIEEREAKIAEVMAIVGLRPQALNRYPHEFSGGQRQRVGIARALVLEPKFIVADEPVSALDVSVQAQVLNLIAELQEKKGISFLFIAHDLAVVQHICDEVGVMYLGRMVEKAPAEELYRNPKHPYTQALLSAIPVPDPTIVSETIPLEGDVPSPLAPPSGCTFRTRCKQATTRCSKEVPQVHNLGDNGIEHLVTCHLFAD; encoded by the coding sequence ATGACCGATGTTCTATTAGAAGTTTCTGGGTTAAAAAAGCACTTTACCGTGGGTAAGAGTTTCTTTAAGCGTAATAAAGGGCTGTGTAAAGCGGTTGATGATGTGAGCTTTAAGATTGAAAAAGGCAAAACTCTAGGGTTAGTTGGCGAGTCGGGTTGCGGTAAATCGACATTAGGTCGCTGTGTTCTTCGTCTATTAGAGCCTACATCTGGCAGCGTGAAAATTAACGGTCAGAATGTGGTCGACTTAGACGCAAAGAGTTTAAAAGCGCTTCGCAAAGATATGCAGATAATCTTTCAAGACCCGTTTGCCTCGTTAAGCCCTAGAATGACCATTCATGACATATTACGTGAGCCTTTAGATACCCACGAAGTCGGTACGATAGAAGAACGGGAAGCAAAAATAGCCGAAGTCATGGCCATTGTTGGATTGCGGCCTCAAGCGCTAAATCGTTACCCTCATGAGTTTTCTGGCGGTCAAAGACAGAGGGTAGGCATCGCCAGGGCTTTGGTACTAGAGCCTAAGTTTATTGTTGCAGATGAGCCTGTTTCCGCATTAGATGTGTCAGTTCAAGCACAAGTACTTAATTTAATTGCAGAGTTGCAAGAGAAGAAAGGTATTTCGTTCTTGTTTATTGCTCATGATTTGGCGGTCGTTCAACATATTTGTGACGAAGTAGGGGTGATGTACCTTGGTCGTATGGTAGAGAAAGCACCAGCCGAAGAGCTATACCGAAACCCCAAGCACCCGTATACGCAAGCTTTGTTGTCGGCGATTCCTGTGCCTGATCCAACCATAGTATCCGAGACGATTCCATTAGAAGGAGACGTGCCATCACCGCTTGCCCCACCAAGTGGCTGTACGTTTAGAACTCGCTGTAAACAAGCAACCACCCGATGCAGTAAAGAAGTGCCTCAAGTGCACAACCTTGGTGACAATGGTATTGAACATCTTGTTACTTGCCATCTGTTTGCTGATTGA
- a CDS encoding outer membrane beta-barrel protein: MKKLLLATAVLVSTNASALDFTVLAGVDSNNGPAVAAEIGVGSALIGFQALGNVEQKNVIGADEHNPEGHDLIQSQKDVTFYTGYRFENGIAAKAGFAMSTFEGSISDQRQGPITHAVFRPMLGLGYDFSNTWSVNLHYTTSANVESFQDETLNKYSEYTFEDSVTIMAGFRF; the protein is encoded by the coding sequence GTGAAAAAATTGCTATTAGCTACGGCTGTTCTTGTCTCTACTAATGCCTCTGCACTAGATTTCACCGTTCTTGCTGGCGTTGACAGCAACAATGGCCCAGCGGTTGCTGCTGAAATTGGTGTTGGCTCTGCACTAATTGGCTTTCAAGCTCTTGGGAATGTAGAGCAGAAAAACGTCATTGGCGCTGATGAACATAACCCTGAAGGCCACGATTTAATTCAAAGCCAAAAAGACGTTACTTTCTACACTGGATATCGTTTCGAAAATGGTATTGCCGCTAAAGCCGGTTTTGCAATGAGTACGTTTGAAGGCTCTATCAGTGACCAACGTCAAGGTCCAATCACACATGCAGTTTTCCGCCCTATGTTAGGTTTAGGCTACGACTTCAGTAATACATGGTCAGTAAATTTACACTATACAACCTCTGCGAATGTTGAGTCTTTTCAAGATGAAACACTTAACAAATATTCTGAATACACATTTGAAGACAGCGTAACCATCATGGCTGGTTTCCGCTTCTAA
- a CDS encoding sulfite exporter TauE/SafE family protein — MESTTLIAMGLIFLGSFVQSAIGFGLAIVAAPLLFLISPLYVPAPICLVALFISLLNAYKHKSNVSLGGLKAAIIGRVPGSIAGGALLLYVSVSSLSLWLGIFVLMAVAVSLLPFRIEPTPMRMGIAGFFSGFMGTSSSIGGPPMALLLQHQDANALRGNLSAFFVFSSIISLIVQIPIGFLTWQHVELTIPLIPAAWLGYFLASKCVDRFSKNWIRYGALVLCAVSGVGAIWQAV, encoded by the coding sequence ATGGAATCGACAACATTAATTGCTATGGGGCTTATTTTTCTTGGCTCATTTGTTCAAAGTGCTATTGGGTTTGGTTTGGCTATTGTGGCCGCACCACTTTTGTTCTTGATTTCTCCGTTATATGTTCCGGCTCCTATCTGCCTTGTCGCGCTGTTTATTTCTCTGCTTAACGCATATAAGCACAAATCGAATGTGTCTCTCGGCGGGTTAAAAGCGGCGATTATAGGCCGTGTTCCGGGTTCCATTGCTGGAGGGGCACTACTTTTATACGTCTCGGTCTCCAGTTTGTCATTGTGGCTTGGTATTTTCGTGTTGATGGCGGTTGCGGTGAGTTTGCTGCCGTTTCGAATTGAACCCACGCCTATGCGAATGGGCATCGCCGGGTTCTTTTCTGGTTTTATGGGCACAAGTTCCAGTATCGGTGGGCCGCCGATGGCATTGCTACTTCAACACCAAGATGCGAACGCACTGCGTGGTAATCTTTCCGCGTTCTTTGTTTTCAGCTCTATTATTTCTCTTATTGTGCAGATCCCAATCGGTTTTTTAACTTGGCAACATGTTGAACTCACGATTCCGCTGATCCCTGCGGCTTGGTTAGGCTACTTTTTGGCAAGCAAGTGTGTGGATCGTTTTTCGAAAAACTGGATTCGTTACGGAGCGTTGGTATTGTGCGCAGTGAGTGGCGTTGGCGCTATTTGGCAGGCGGTTTAA